Proteins encoded within one genomic window of Eurosta solidaginis isolate ZX-2024a chromosome 1, ASM4086904v1, whole genome shotgun sequence:
- the Osi2 gene encoding uncharacterized protein Osi2 isoform X1 → MATHTRKQQHHTHSWPPLLLTLACCIAVVNAQGIRLPDQQPQQQQQQSQPQQSQQQNVQQIFVQQQQQQQQQQQQHQQQQSAAVNYGQERGLGSAFLSLIGLQHDNDPYLARTNQNCVTGDLSECFKTQALSSFDEIFYREQYPLTEFARVIRLPETQQRSLLQEPFEYSQEPLNEDTDWDQLVKYALRRAERFIKSTALEVDVPEDLTEAGRYSARFIGNDIDSELDVIEDKHAPVFSKSRTKSSRKKLKKMIIPLLLVLKIFKLKLLLFLPFILGIVGLKKILGLAAIILPGLFAYFKLCRPPGGPSFGGGAFSGLFGSKNTFPEYSPQGVGSATYYHHHEHFDHSGAGNGAFYRQDPAFAKPYTDYYSKNSQDANVGGNSVSFGDAHQAAYSGYYGRSTDKDIKSEQKS, encoded by the exons ATGGCAACACACAcacgaaaacaacaacatcacacacACAGCTGGCCTCCGCTGCTTCTCACCTTGGCTTGTTGCATTGCAGTTGTGAACGCTCAGGGTATACGTTTGCCCGATCAACAACcccaacaacagcagcaacaatcgCAACCACagcaatcacaacaacaaaatgtacAACAGATTttcgtacaacaacaacaacagcagcagcagcaacaacaacaacatcagcaacagCAATCTGCTGCCGTCAATTATGGTCAAGAGCGTGGTCTGGGTTCCGCTTTTCTTAGCTTAATTGGTCTACAACATGACAATGATCCCTATCTGGCGCGCACCAATCAAAATTGTGTTACCGGCGATCTATCAGAATGTTTCAAGACTCAAGCACTTAGCAGTTTTGATGAGATTTTCTATCGTGAACAATATCC TTTAACGGAATTCGCACGTGTCATTCGTTTGCCGGAGACGCAGCAACGTTCACTCTTGCAAGAACCATTCGAGTATTCACAAGAGCCGCTTAACGAGGACACTGATTGGGATCAATTGGTTAAATATGCATTGAGACGTGCTGAACG CTTTATCAAATCCACTGCATTGGAAGTCGATGTACCTGAAGATCTCACCGAAGCGGGACGCTATTCAGCACGTTTCATAGGCAATGATATTGATAGCGAATTGGATGTAATTGAGGACAAACATGCGCCCGTCTTCAGTAAGTCGCGTACTAAATCAT CACGCAAGAAGTTGAAGAAGATGATCATTCCATTGTTGTTAGTATTGAAAATCTTTAAGCTTAAACTCTTACTTTTCTTGCCCTTCATACTTGGTATTGTTGGTCTGAAGAAGATACTCGGTTTAGCTGCCATTATATTGCCCGGTTTATTCGCATACTTCAAATTGTGCCGCCCACCAGGTGGACCCAGTTTTGGTGGTGGCGCTTTCTCTGGTCTCTTTGGCAGCAAGAATACTTTCCCCGAATATTCACCACAAGGTGTCGGATCAGCCACTTACTATCATCATCACGAACACTTCGATCACTCTGGTGCCGGTAACGGCGCATTTTATCGTCAAGATCCTGCTTTTGCCAAACCATACACAGATTATTATAGCAAAAATAGTCAGGACGCTAACGTAGGTGGAAATTCTGTAAGTTTTGGTGATGCTCATCAAGCTGCATATTCAGGATATTATGGTCGTAGCACAGATAAGGATATAAAGAGTGAACAGAAGAGTTAA
- the Osi2 gene encoding uncharacterized protein Osi2 isoform X2, with amino-acid sequence MATHTRKQQHHTHSWPPLLLTLACCIAVVNAQGIRLPDQQPQQQQQQSQPQQSQQQNVQQIFVQQQQQQQQQQQQHQQQQSAAVNYGQERGLGSAFLSLIGLQHDNDPYLARTNQNCVTGDLSECFKTQALSSFDEIFYREQYPLTEFARVIRLPETQQRSLLQEPFEYSQEPLNEDTDWDQLVKYALRRAERFIKSTALEVDVPEDLTEAGRYSARFIGNDIDSELDVIEDKHAPVFTRKKLKKMIIPLLLVLKIFKLKLLLFLPFILGIVGLKKILGLAAIILPGLFAYFKLCRPPGGPSFGGGAFSGLFGSKNTFPEYSPQGVGSATYYHHHEHFDHSGAGNGAFYRQDPAFAKPYTDYYSKNSQDANVGGNSVSFGDAHQAAYSGYYGRSTDKDIKSEQKS; translated from the exons ATGGCAACACACAcacgaaaacaacaacatcacacacACAGCTGGCCTCCGCTGCTTCTCACCTTGGCTTGTTGCATTGCAGTTGTGAACGCTCAGGGTATACGTTTGCCCGATCAACAACcccaacaacagcagcaacaatcgCAACCACagcaatcacaacaacaaaatgtacAACAGATTttcgtacaacaacaacaacagcagcagcagcaacaacaacaacatcagcaacagCAATCTGCTGCCGTCAATTATGGTCAAGAGCGTGGTCTGGGTTCCGCTTTTCTTAGCTTAATTGGTCTACAACATGACAATGATCCCTATCTGGCGCGCACCAATCAAAATTGTGTTACCGGCGATCTATCAGAATGTTTCAAGACTCAAGCACTTAGCAGTTTTGATGAGATTTTCTATCGTGAACAATATCC TTTAACGGAATTCGCACGTGTCATTCGTTTGCCGGAGACGCAGCAACGTTCACTCTTGCAAGAACCATTCGAGTATTCACAAGAGCCGCTTAACGAGGACACTGATTGGGATCAATTGGTTAAATATGCATTGAGACGTGCTGAACG CTTTATCAAATCCACTGCATTGGAAGTCGATGTACCTGAAGATCTCACCGAAGCGGGACGCTATTCAGCACGTTTCATAGGCAATGATATTGATAGCGAATTGGATGTAATTGAGGACAAACATGCGCCCGTCTTCA CACGCAAGAAGTTGAAGAAGATGATCATTCCATTGTTGTTAGTATTGAAAATCTTTAAGCTTAAACTCTTACTTTTCTTGCCCTTCATACTTGGTATTGTTGGTCTGAAGAAGATACTCGGTTTAGCTGCCATTATATTGCCCGGTTTATTCGCATACTTCAAATTGTGCCGCCCACCAGGTGGACCCAGTTTTGGTGGTGGCGCTTTCTCTGGTCTCTTTGGCAGCAAGAATACTTTCCCCGAATATTCACCACAAGGTGTCGGATCAGCCACTTACTATCATCATCACGAACACTTCGATCACTCTGGTGCCGGTAACGGCGCATTTTATCGTCAAGATCCTGCTTTTGCCAAACCATACACAGATTATTATAGCAAAAATAGTCAGGACGCTAACGTAGGTGGAAATTCTGTAAGTTTTGGTGATGCTCATCAAGCTGCATATTCAGGATATTATGGTCGTAGCACAGATAAGGATATAAAGAGTGAACAGAAGAGTTAA